Part of the Bacillota bacterium genome is shown below.
TTAAATCGTACTCCAATCACACGCACCATCTAAGGGTCCTCCTTCACGAGTTTGCCCGTCTGCCATCTGCCAGCCGCATTATCATGACATCAAGAGCCAGCCGCCGGTTGGCGTTCCGGCAAATCCAAGTTCGGGCTTCCTGCACTACCTTGATGCATTCGCACAGGTGCTCCGGGCTAACCCCGGCCACCAGACCCTCCAGAAAACTGCCAGTATCTCCATCTAGGAGGTCTCTGGGCCGTGCTAGCTTCAGTACCATTGCGTCCCGGTATATCCCTGCTATGGCGTCAAGGGCGTCCTCCAGGTCCTCTCTTGATCGCTCCAGTTCCCCAGCCAACTCCAGGGCACGGGTGGGGGTGGCTTCAAGGGCCTCTTTTGCCACTCTCATGCATTTGTCTTTGAACTCAGCGTAATGGGGGGAGTCCGCCAGGACCAGGGCCTGGCCCAGAAGGCCCCTGGATGCTGTGGCGAGGGTCTTCGCCTCTTCCCGTGTCTTCCCCAGGCTCACTAGATGGTCCTCTATGTCACCCAGTGCCGCATGGCGAAAGGGTACGACCTGGCACCTGGAGAGTACGGTTGCCGGAAGGCTTTTGGCATCTGCGCATACTAGAATGAAGATGCAGTGCCCGGGTGGGTCTTCCAGGATCTTAAGCACGCTGTTACACGCCTCCACCGTGAGGCTTCCCGCATCATCAATGATGTACACCTTCCGGGCGCTCTCCTGCGGTTTCAGCCAGGCATCGTGTTGCAGGCTCCTCATGGCATCTATGCCCAGGCTCGATTTCTCTTTGAACACCTTTACATCGGGGTGAGAGGAGGCATCTACCCTCATGCAGGATGGGCAATGGGCGCAGCCCTCAGGATCTTCTGGGCAGACCAGGGCCCTGGCGAAACTCAT
Proteins encoded:
- a CDS encoding AAA family ATPase, which translates into the protein MTVSLKNLVGQPCASRLLRHSIRKNRMVHSYLFVGPGGTGKSTAAMSFARALVCPEDPEGCAHCPSCMRVDASSHPDVKVFKEKSSLGIDAMRSLQHDAWLKPQESARKVYIIDDAGSLTVEACNSVLKILEDPPGHCIFILVCADAKSLPATVLSRCQVVPFRHAALGDIEDHLVSLGKTREEAKTLATASRGLLGQALVLADSPHYAEFKDKCMRVAKEALEATPTRALELAGELERSREDLEDALDAIAGIYRDAMVLKLARPRDLLDGDTGSFLEGLVAGVSPEHLCECIKVVQEARTWICRNANRRLALDVMIMRLADGRRANS